From Sphingopyxis sp. USTB-05, the proteins below share one genomic window:
- a CDS encoding heme peroxidase family protein, with product MPRHGVYPRDIVPPRSKYSDAGRFGRMFGELPPFAADTPDVRAALMEIGKVGGIMDAKDNLTKTPAELITNPALSAKNSDNPTLTAGFTFLGQFLDHDMTFDPTSSLERQVDPEQIANFRTPSLGLDNVYGAGPGGSPHLYDTQGGKGGKFLLEPTGTANKFDVPRNSQKVALIGDPRDDENLIISQLQVAFLKFHNEVVEYVKTKIKLTGSDEIFAEAQRIVRWHYQWIIVHEFLRKTCGDAVVDDVLTNGRKYYSWHNEPYIPVEFSVAAYRFGHSQVRPSYRANFTGNGGSPFFAMIFTPTPSDPNDPDDLSGGCRAPRRFVDWPTFFDFSDGNVKPNKKIDSTLSTSLFRLPGSVVPNPDAKSNPASLAQRNLLRHLTFSLPSGQRVARAMKLPELSKGDLADLKPHGFDDRTPLWFYILREAQVTQNGERLGPVGARIVTEVFLGLLQGDKGSYLSQDPEWQPFLPTVDASKKGDDFRMIDLLRYAEVA from the coding sequence ATGCCTCGTCACGGCGTATATCCGCGCGACATCGTTCCGCCGCGCTCCAAATATTCCGATGCTGGCCGCTTTGGCCGAATGTTCGGCGAATTGCCGCCCTTTGCCGCCGACACCCCCGATGTACGCGCCGCGCTGATGGAAATCGGCAAGGTGGGCGGGATCATGGATGCCAAGGACAATCTGACCAAGACCCCCGCCGAACTGATCACCAACCCGGCGCTTTCGGCGAAGAATAGCGACAATCCGACGCTGACTGCGGGGTTCACCTTTCTCGGCCAATTCCTTGACCATGATATGACCTTTGACCCGACATCGAGCCTCGAGCGGCAGGTCGATCCCGAACAGATCGCCAATTTTCGCACCCCAAGCCTTGGCCTCGACAATGTGTATGGCGCGGGACCCGGCGGCAGTCCGCATCTGTACGACACGCAGGGCGGCAAGGGCGGCAAGTTCCTGCTCGAGCCGACAGGGACGGCGAACAAGTTCGACGTGCCGCGCAACAGCCAGAAAGTCGCGCTGATCGGCGACCCGCGCGACGACGAGAATCTGATCATCAGCCAGCTTCAGGTCGCGTTCCTGAAGTTTCACAATGAAGTCGTCGAATATGTGAAGACCAAGATCAAGCTGACCGGTTCGGACGAGATTTTCGCGGAGGCGCAGCGGATCGTGCGCTGGCATTATCAGTGGATCATCGTCCATGAATTCCTGCGCAAGACGTGCGGCGACGCGGTGGTCGACGATGTGCTGACGAACGGCCGCAAATATTATAGCTGGCACAACGAGCCTTATATCCCGGTCGAATTTTCGGTCGCTGCCTATCGTTTCGGGCACAGCCAGGTGCGGCCGTCGTATCGCGCGAATTTCACCGGCAATGGCGGCAGTCCGTTCTTTGCGATGATCTTTACCCCGACGCCGTCGGATCCGAACGATCCCGACGATCTGTCGGGCGGCTGCCGCGCGCCGCGGCGCTTCGTCGATTGGCCGACCTTCTTCGATTTCAGCGACGGCAATGTGAAACCGAACAAGAAGATCGATTCCACTTTGTCGACTTCGTTGTTCCGCCTGCCGGGATCGGTCGTGCCCAACCCCGATGCGAAATCGAACCCGGCCTCGCTCGCGCAGCGCAATCTGCTCCGCCACCTGACCTTTTCGCTGCCGTCGGGACAGCGGGTGGCGCGCGCGATGAAGCTGCCCGAATTGTCGAAGGGCGATCTTGCCGACCTCAAGCCGCATGGTTTCGACGACCGGACGCCGCTGTGGTTCTATATCCTGCGCGAGGCGCAGGTGACGCAAAATGGCGAGCGGTTGGGGCCGGTCGGGGCGCGGATCGTCACCGAGGTGTTCCTGGGGCTGCTACAGGGCGACAAGGGATCCTATCTGTCGCAGGACCCCGAATGGCAGCCGTTCCTGCCGACGGTCGACGCTTCGAAGAAAGGCGACGACTTTCGGATGATCGACCTGCTTCGCTACGCAGAGGTCGCGTAA
- a CDS encoding ATP-binding protein yields the protein MKTSIDIGTDAAGQGVRIDVQELLATRLLVQGNSGSGKSHLLRRILEESAELVQQIVIDPEGDFVTLADAYSHVVINGGDYNEREIAAMGARIREHRASIILSLESLDIEAQMTCAAAFLNALFDAPREHWFPALVVVDEAQMFAPSVAGDVADNVRRASLSAMTNLMCRGRKRGLAGAIATQRLAKLAKNVAAEASNFLMGRTFLDIDMARAADLLGMERRQAEAIRDLERGHFLGLGPAISRRPIAVRIGSTQTSTRLGTHGLMPLPSAGGEDMRSMLFTEMEAPVAPRVFAPEPEPVAASELLERIAASEGLHEDLDAPPVLNIIDAVEEAEQSDAVVIETLQEMLSDPDCAFQPESFLYQDFSVRCRMQKLKKVPLDLAAFRRRFALAKGGVFDPAEPRWREMLAVADRLPHDMFAPFLQIARAAMDGEPCPDDEILGRAYGSRSPGRIRRLVEYMEKQGVIVVRADFGGRRSIGIPELGLSTEAE from the coding sequence GTGAAGACCAGCATCGACATCGGGACCGACGCCGCGGGGCAGGGCGTACGCATCGACGTGCAGGAACTGCTCGCGACGCGCCTGCTCGTCCAGGGCAATTCGGGGTCGGGCAAGTCGCATCTTCTCCGCCGCATCCTGGAGGAAAGCGCCGAACTGGTGCAGCAGATCGTGATCGATCCCGAGGGCGATTTCGTGACGCTTGCCGACGCGTACAGCCATGTCGTGATCAACGGCGGCGATTATAACGAGCGCGAGATCGCCGCGATGGGCGCGCGCATCCGCGAGCATCGCGCGTCGATCATCCTCAGCCTGGAATCGCTCGATATCGAGGCGCAGATGACCTGTGCCGCGGCGTTTTTGAACGCGCTGTTCGATGCGCCGCGCGAGCATTGGTTCCCCGCGCTGGTCGTGGTCGACGAGGCGCAGATGTTCGCGCCGAGCGTCGCGGGCGACGTCGCCGACAATGTTCGCCGCGCGAGCCTGTCGGCGATGACGAACCTGATGTGCCGCGGGCGCAAGCGCGGTCTGGCCGGGGCGATCGCGACGCAGCGGCTGGCCAAGCTTGCGAAGAATGTCGCCGCCGAGGCGAGCAATTTCTTGATGGGGCGCACCTTTCTGGACATCGACATGGCGCGCGCCGCCGACCTGCTCGGCATGGAGCGGCGGCAGGCCGAGGCGATCCGCGACCTGGAGCGCGGGCATTTCCTGGGGCTCGGCCCCGCGATCTCGCGCCGGCCGATCGCCGTGCGCATCGGTTCGACGCAGACCTCGACGCGCCTTGGGACGCACGGCCTGATGCCGCTGCCGTCGGCGGGGGGCGAGGATATGCGATCGATGCTGTTCACCGAGATGGAGGCGCCGGTCGCCCCGCGCGTCTTTGCGCCCGAACCCGAACCGGTCGCGGCAAGCGAGTTGTTGGAGCGGATCGCGGCGAGCGAAGGGCTGCACGAGGATCTCGATGCGCCGCCGGTGCTCAACATCATCGACGCGGTCGAGGAAGCCGAGCAAAGCGATGCGGTGGTGATCGAGACTTTGCAGGAAATGCTGTCCGACCCCGATTGCGCGTTTCAGCCCGAATCCTTCCTCTATCAGGATTTTTCGGTGCGCTGCCGGATGCAGAAGCTGAAGAAGGTGCCGCTCGACCTTGCCGCCTTTCGCCGTCGCTTCGCCTTGGCGAAGGGTGGGGTGTTCGACCCCGCCGAGCCGCGTTGGCGTGAGATGCTCGCCGTCGCCGACCGGCTGCCGCACGACATGTTCGCGCCCTTTCTGCAGATCGCGCGCGCCGCGATGGACGGCGAACCCTGTCCCGACGACGAGATCCTCGGCCGCGCCTATGGCAGCCGATCGCCGGGGCGCATCCGCCGCCTGGTCGAATATATGGAAAAGCAGGGCGTGATCGTCGTGCGCGCCGATTTCGGTGGCCGGCGGTCGATCGGCATCCCCGAACTCGGGCTGAGCACCGAGGCCGAATAG